Proteins encoded by one window of Cyprinus carpio isolate SPL01 chromosome B6, ASM1834038v1, whole genome shotgun sequence:
- the LOC109084886 gene encoding uncharacterized protein LOC109084886 isoform X1, translating into MACFVRYSFLLISICLRSTSWADSMLQVTSLIGAVGNNIIIQCAADKTPQDGVYLYKQEGASKNKQEVFFYYKDGTFIPKSKWCRDKVKVNGTFPNFNVTVLNVKATDIGLYWCEFNLQDKKSVGTVTWLLIEESVDKKTNKTGEIERKGEAGGKDDEKVCSGDILHYVKIIVCAVMLLLLCITGFIFVILKVKGCWRIKKCRPSNPPSDSVYEEMKRINLDGQPSFRERET; encoded by the exons ATGGCATGCTTTGTGAGATACAGTTTTCTATTGATCAGTATCTGTTTAAGAAGCACTTCGTGGGCAGACTCAATGCTGCAAG TTACATCTTTAATTGGAGCTGTTGGGAATAATATCATCATCCAGTGTGCTGCTGATAAAACCCCTCAAGATGGGGTATACCTGTACAAACAAGAAGGAGCAAGTAAAAATAAGCAGGAAGTCTTCTTCTATTACAAAGATGGGACTTTTATACCTAAATCAAAATGGTGTAGAGACAAAGTCAAAGTAAATGGAACATTTCCCAACTTTAATGTCACCGTCTTGAATGTAAAAGCCACAGACATTGGGTTGTACTGGTGTGAATTTAATTTGCAAGACAAAAAATCTGTTGGCACAGTCACATGGTTATTGATAG AAGAATCAgtagataaaaaaacaaataaaacaggagAAATAGAAAGGAAAGGAGAAGCAGGAGGAAAAGATGATGAGAAAGTGTGCTCAGGAGATATTCTTCATTATGTGAAGATCATTGTGTGTGCtgtcatgctgctgctgctgtgcatCACTGGTTTCATCTTTGTGATTCTGAAG GTGAAGGGGTGTTGGAGGATCAAGAAATGCAGACCATCAAATCCACCCTCAGACTCAGTTTATGAAGAGATGAAACGGATTAATTTAGACGGCCAGCCCAGT ttcagagagagagaaacataa
- the LOC109084886 gene encoding uncharacterized protein LOC109084886 isoform X4: MACFVRYSFLLISICLRSTSWADSMLQVTSLIGAVGNNIIIQCAADKTPQDGVYLYKQEGASKNKQEVFFYYKDGTFIPKSKWCRDKVKVNGTFPNFNVTVLNVKATDIGLYWCEFNLQDKKSVGTVTWLLIEESVDKKTNKTGEIERKGEAGGKDDEKVCSGDILHYVKIIVCAVMLLLLCITGFIFVILKVKGCWRNKKYRPSNPPSD; this comes from the exons ATGGCATGCTTTGTGAGATACAGTTTTCTATTGATCAGTATCTGTTTAAGAAGCACTTCGTGGGCAGACTCAATGCTGCAAG TTACATCTTTAATTGGAGCTGTTGGGAATAATATCATCATCCAGTGTGCTGCTGATAAAACCCCTCAAGATGGGGTATACCTGTACAAACAAGAAGGAGCAAGTAAAAATAAGCAGGAAGTCTTCTTCTATTACAAAGATGGGACTTTTATACCTAAATCAAAATGGTGTAGAGACAAAGTCAAAGTAAATGGAACATTTCCCAACTTTAATGTCACCGTCTTGAATGTAAAAGCCACAGACATTGGGTTGTACTGGTGTGAATTTAATTTGCAAGACAAAAAATCTGTTGGCACAGTCACATGGTTATTGATAG AAGAATCAgtagataaaaaaacaaataaaacaggagAAATAGAAAGGAAAGGAGAAGCAGGAGGAAAAGATGATGAGAAAGTGTGCTCAGGAGATATTCTTCATTATGTGAAGATCATTGTGTGTGCtgtcatgctgctgctgctgtgcatCACTGGTTTCATCTTTGTGATTCTGAAG GTGAAGGGGTGTTGGAGAAACAAGAAATACAGACCATCAAATCCACCCTCAGACTAA
- the LOC109084886 gene encoding uncharacterized protein LOC109084886 isoform X3 yields MKMASVVRYSFLLISICLRSTSWADSMLQVTSLIGAVGNNIIIQCAADKTPQDGVYLYKQAGASKNKQEVFYYYTDGTFSPKSKWCRDKVIVNGTFPNFNVIVLNVKATDIGLYWCEFNLQDKKSVGTVTWLWIEESVEKVCSGDIHHHVKIFLIVCAVMLLLLCITGFIFVILKVKGCWRIKKCRPSNPPSDSVYEEMKRINLDGQPSFRERET; encoded by the exons ATGAAGATGGCAAGTGTTGTGAGATACAGTTTTCTATTGATCAGTATCTGCTTAAGAAGCACTTCGTGGGCAGACTCAATGCTGCAAG TTACATCTTTAATTGGAGCTGTTGGGAATAATATCATCATCCAGTGTGCTGCTGATAAAACCCCTCAAGATGGGGTATACCTGTACAAACAAGCAGGAGCAAGTAAAAATAAGCAGGAAGTCTTCTACTATTACACAGATGGGACTTTTAGCCCTAAATCAAAATGGTGTAGAGACAAAGTCATAGTAAATGGAACATTTCCCAACTTTAATGTCATCGTCTTGAATGTAAAAGCCACAGACATTGGGTTGTACTGGTGTGAATTTAATTTGCAAGACAAAAAGTCAGTTGGCACAGTCACATGGTTATGGATAG AAGAATCAGTAGAGAAAGTGTGCTCAGGAGATATTCATCATCATGTGAAGATCTTTCTCATTGTGTGTGCtgtcatgctgctgctgctgtgtatCACTGGTTTCATCTTTGTAATTCTGAag GTGAAGGGGTGTTGGAGGATCAAGAAATGCAGACCATCAAATCCACCCTCAGACTCAGTTTATGAAGAGATGAAACGGATTAATTTAGACGGCCAGCCCAGT ttcagagagagagaaacataa
- the LOC109084886 gene encoding uncharacterized protein LOC109084886 isoform X2, with amino-acid sequence MKMASVVRYSFLLISICLRSTSWADSMLQVTSLIGAVGNNIIIQCAADKTPQDGVYLYKQAGASKNKQEVFYYYTDGTFSPKSKWCRDKVIVNGTFPNFNVIVLNVKATDIGLYWCEFNLQDKKSVGTVTWLWIEESVEKVCSGDIHHHVKIFLIVCAVMLLLLCITGFIFVILKVKGCWRIKKCRPSNPPSDSVYEEMKRINLDGQPSVRTLINPDYQSIMLLY; translated from the exons ATGAAGATGGCAAGTGTTGTGAGATACAGTTTTCTATTGATCAGTATCTGCTTAAGAAGCACTTCGTGGGCAGACTCAATGCTGCAAG TTACATCTTTAATTGGAGCTGTTGGGAATAATATCATCATCCAGTGTGCTGCTGATAAAACCCCTCAAGATGGGGTATACCTGTACAAACAAGCAGGAGCAAGTAAAAATAAGCAGGAAGTCTTCTACTATTACACAGATGGGACTTTTAGCCCTAAATCAAAATGGTGTAGAGACAAAGTCATAGTAAATGGAACATTTCCCAACTTTAATGTCATCGTCTTGAATGTAAAAGCCACAGACATTGGGTTGTACTGGTGTGAATTTAATTTGCAAGACAAAAAGTCAGTTGGCACAGTCACATGGTTATGGATAG AAGAATCAGTAGAGAAAGTGTGCTCAGGAGATATTCATCATCATGTGAAGATCTTTCTCATTGTGTGTGCtgtcatgctgctgctgctgtgtatCACTGGTTTCATCTTTGTAATTCTGAag GTGAAGGGGTGTTGGAGGATCAAGAAATGCAGACCATCAAATCCACCCTCAGACTCAGTTTATGAAGAGATGAAACGGATTAATTTAGACGGCCAGCCCAGTGTACGGACGCTCATCAACCCTGACTATCAATCCATTATGTTACTCTACTAA